The stretch of DNA TTTTAATGCGGGCTGACGTTTTCGCCCAAAATAATTTCGGCAACGCTGATTCGTTAATTCAGCGCGCGATCAGGCTGTCCATTATTCACAAGTACGAAACCGCGGACTCCCTGCTCGATGAATTTGTAAAGCAATTTCCCGATCATCCCGCGGGCTATTTTTTCAAAGCAGCAGTTTTGCAATCGCGCATGATGGACTACGAGCGTTACGACCAAAAACAAAGCTTTGTCTTTTATTTGAAACAAACCATCAAGAAATCTGACGCTTCTGTAGCGCACCTCGGCCGCAAAAAACAGGCGGAAATGTTATTTTTCAAAGCCAGCGCGCTCTCGTATCTGGCCTTTCAGCAGGGGAAAGAAAAAAATTACTTGCGTGCCATTCAGCAGGGAATTCAAGCGATCACTCTGTTGAACAAAATCGTTAAAATGGATCCCGAATTTTACGACGCCTATTTAGGCATCGGCACGTTCAAATTTTGGCGCAGTCAACTGACGCGATCGCTGAACTGGCTGCCGTTAGTGCCGGACGAACGAGAAAAAGGACTAAAATATGTCAAACTTGCCATTACAAAAGGACGCTATTCCCGCTACGCCGCTTTGAACGAAATTGTCTGGATGCTGTTGAAAATCCATCGCCCGCAGGAAGCGCTCAACTGGGCGCAGGCAGGATTAAAAAAATTTCCCGGCAGCCGATTTTTCCTCTGGGGAGCTGCAAAAAGTGCGTTTGCCGTGAAGGATTTTTCCCTGTCAAAAAAATATTTTGAGCAAATTTTGAGTTCCCTGCAGAAGGAATCAATTAAGTCCAAATACAACATCTACATTTGCCGCCTGAACCTTGCCAGAGGCGCAATAGAAATGGGCAATATTGACGAAGCAAAAAATAATTTGGATTATCTGGAAAATATGACATTAGAAAAAGCGGAAAAAAACCGGCTGAAAAAACAGATTCAAGAAACGAAAGAGCTAAAGCGGGAAATTAAACAAACTGGGCGATAATATTTTGATTTTAAAAGTTTAAGCTGACGAGGTAGCAATAGTTGCGTTTTTATTTAGTAAGGGGGGGTGAAATTATTTTGCCTCTAAATTGCGAAACACAGCAGCGCTTCAAAACAGACGATTCGATTAATCCCTTGACATTTTACCAGAGAATGAATATATTTTGAGAGTTTCGAGATCGCGGAATACGGTTTGTAAGTTGTTGCTTCACGGGGCATCAGGAATAGAAAGCTATTGTCAAAGAAAAAAATGTAATTTTGCTGAATTGCTACCATTCTGACAGGTCAAAATTTAGGAATTAATAACAAGTTACAAACCAGAAATGTCGCGCCAATAATCAAAACGCGGAACTTCCACTTCAAAATTCAGAAGCCAAAAAATCGAAACTCAAAATACACTTGTTCTTCGTTTTTCTCTAAATGGAGATATTGCATGAAGCCGATTTATCTTGATCACAATGCCACGACTCCCATCATCGACGAAGTGGCGGACGCGATGATCCCTTTTCTCAAGGAAAATTTTGGCAATCCATCGAGTTCCCACTACTACGGTATGCAGACGAAAAAAGCGATTGCTCTTGCAAGAAGACGAGTGGCGGAATTGCTCGATTGCCAGCCGGAAGAAATTATTTTCACCAGCGGCGGCACCGAGTCGAACAACTACGCCATTCGCGGCGCAGCAGAGACTTTTCAGCACAAAGGAAATCACATCATTACATCCCAGGTCGAACATCCGGCAGTAAAAAATGTTTGCCAATATCTGGAGGGAAAAGGTTTTTCCGTGACATATCTGCCCGTGGACAAATTCGGCATGGTCAATCCCGAAGATGTAGAAAAAGCCATCCGCCCCGAAACGTTTTTGATCACCATCATGCACGCGAATAACGAAGTGGGTACGATTCAACCCATCGCTGAAATCGCTCAAATTGCCAAAAAACACGACGTTTTGCTGCACACCGACGCGGCACAATCTGTAGGAAAAATTCCCACGCGCGTAAACGAGCTTGGAGTTGATCTGCTGTCTGTTGCCGGGCACAAATTGTACGCGCCTAAAGGCATTGGCGCGTTGTACATGCGCAAAGGTCTCCGGCTGCAACCGCTGATGATTGGCGCGGACCACGAATCAGGCCGACGCGCCGGCACGGAAAATGTGCTGGAAATTGTCGGTCTGGGCAAGGCATGCGAAATCGCCCGGCGTGATTTGGACGAAATTCAGCGTCATTCGCGGAAATTGCGGGAGAAATTGTGGGAAGGTCTAAAAAAAGAGATTCCCGACATTCAGCTCAACGGACATCCGGCAAAAAGGCTGCCCAACACACTCAATGTTTCTTTTCCGGGAATCGACGCCAACACTCTTTTGGACGAGCTGACAGATATTGCGGCTTCTGCCGGCGCCGCCTGCCACACGGACGTGGCGGAACCGTCGGAGGTTCTCGTCGCCATGCGTCTGCCGTTGGGGCAAGCTCTGGGAACGATTCGTTTTTCCGTGGGCCGGCTGAATGACGAAAAACAAATCGACCGCGCCGTTCGTTCGGTCACGGGAGCAGTGAAACGACTGAAGCCAGCCGCAGACGAAGAAACACCGCTTTTCGTCGACAGCGAAAATATTAAATTGACGCATTTCACTCACGGTCTGGGCTGCGCCTGCAAATTACGGCCGCAAAATCTGGAGCAGGTGCTTGCGTCAATGCCGAAAATCACCGACGCTAACGTATTGGTCGGAACGAACACCGCGGACGATGCGGCAGTTTACCGCATCAACGACGAGCAGGCTGTGGTGCAGACAGTGGATTTTTTCACGCCAATTGTGGATGATCCGTACGATTTCGGCGCGATTTCCGCTGCCAATTCTTTGAGCGATATTTACGCCATGGGCGGCAAACCGATTTTTGCTCTCAACATTGTCGGTTTTCCTGAGAAAAGGCTGCCGCTGGACGTTTTGCAGCAAATTTTGCGTGGCGCGAGCGACAAAGCCACGGAAGCAGGAATTCCCATCGTCGGCGGCCACACGGTAGAAGACAGCGAACCCAAATTCGGTCTCGCTGTCACCGGACTGATTGACCCGAAAAAAGTTCTCACCAACAGCCAGGCGCGTCCCGGCGACGCCATCGTTTTGACCAAACCCATCGGATTGGGAATCATCACCACCGGTCTCAAACGCGGCGTAGTTGACGAGGCCACAAAAAAACAAGCCATTGCAATAATGGCGCAGTTGAACGGCGCCGCCGCCGAGCTGATGGTGCAGTTTGAAGTTCACAGTTGCACTGATGTGACCGGGTTTGGCTTGTTGGGACATTTGAAAGAAATGACGACCGGCAGCGGCGTCAATGCAGAAGTGCGAGCTTCCGAGGTGCCGATTCTGGAGCAGGCGCGCGAATTAGCGCTCGCCGACGTGATTCCCGGCGGCACGGTGGCGAACGTGGATTTTGTTAAAAAAGTTGTCCGTTGGCACGAAAAAATTTCCGAAATTGACAAATTGCTCCTTTGCGATGCGCAGACTTCCGGAGGCTTGCTCATTGCACTGCCGGAAGTTGATGCGAAAAAGTTCGTCGGCCAAATGAATGCGAGTGCCAATGGCGGCAGTGCAATTATTGGTAAATTTACCGAAAAGGGAGAGGGGAAAATCACAGTGATTCCTTGAAAGGCAATAAATTTCTTTTGCACCAATTCGTTCAATGACTTGTACCCTGTGGGGCATTGTTTTGTCGACATTACTTTTCAATTGCTAATTTTTGTCACAAATTATTTGTAACCATTTGTTTTTATTGTTTTCTTTGTTTCCTAAATTATTTGGTACATTATTTGATAAATGAATAACAAAAGTCGAGTTCACAAAAATGGTTTATTTTAGAACAATATTTTTAATTTTTTTTCTCTTGGTCAGTTTGCCATTAAAGCCGACTGTGGCGCAAGAAGCTCGTATCTTCGTGAAAAGACTCAATCAGACGCGCCAGAAACTGAATTTTGCGCGAGACATCCAGACAACCGCCAATAACCCGGAAGCGGGCAGACTTATCCGCATGGCTGACGTAAACCTCCGACGGGCGGCAGATGCCGCGCGAAATCTTCGGCGCTTTATAGCCGCTCGAAAATTGCGCAAGGCGGACAATGCTGTAAATTCCGCATTAAAAATTTTATTCCGGGAAAATATCACCAACCGCCGGCGCAAGCTGGAAAATCTCATTGGGGAAGCCGGGCAATTGACTCAAACCCATGAAAGCCCGGAAGCGCGACAATTGTTTGAGCAAGGACTGAAAAATAGAGATTTAGCTGTTAATTCTTTGAAAAATAATGATTTCAAGCAAGCGCTTTTTTATTATAACAAAGCAGTTTTTTTGTTGCGAAAATCAATCACCGTGGCACGAAATGAAGATAAATCGACGGCGCAATTGGCAGAAGATGAAGCCTATCGCTTTGATCAATTTTATCAGAAAAACAAGCAGGTTTTGCCGAAATCATCCAATCCGGCGGTAAGAAAAAATACAAATCTGGCTCTGAAAATAGCAAACAAAGCTGATCAGGCTCGTCGTAACGGTGAATTTCAGCAAGCGATTGACTATTACCATCAAGCGACACGGCTCATGTCGCGGGCTTTAAACATCGCAACGGGAAAAGGCGGACTGACAGAGACACGCGCGGATGAGGAAGTGGCTTTGCTCGACGAATTAGTCGAAAATCTGGAAAGCCAGCTCACGCCTGAAAACAGCGACGAAATGACAAATTTTTTATTCAGCCAGATAAAATTGCTTCAGGAAAATGCGCATGTTTTTTTGAAAGATCAAAAATCAGACGAAGCAATCAAGAACGCTTCCATGGCGCGGAATCTGGCGGAGCGATTGTTAAAAAAAATGAGAAAACCAAGTGGAGGAAAAAAGCCTTCAATCGCGATAGCCTTAACTGATCTGGAAGATCATATTCGACAAATTGAACCACAGGTGACGCAGGACACAGACACTGAAGTGAAAATTTTGTTAAATTATGCCAAAACAGGATGGCGAAAAGCACAGACAGCAGCCAATAATAATAATTTTTTATTAGCACTCGAGGTAATTGACATGGCAGAGAACTTATTAAATTCGGCGGATCAGATGATAAACGACAACGCACCACAAATTTCCCAGCAAAAATTGAAAGAGCGAATCGACAAATTGAATAAGTTAGTTGCCGAAAACCGCCTCAAAGTCGAGCGGGCCAAAAATAACCGCACAGAATTTCATTTCAATCAGGCGGAAAACATGCTCCAGTTGGCGCAGGAAAACTATGACAAAGGATTTTTTCATGTGGCAAATGCTTTTTTGCAATTAGGAGCAAATCACATCAGAAAAATAGGCAGAATAAATTAATTTTCAAACTTTTCTTCAGTAACATAAAAATAAGGCGCCTGCAAAATAGCGAGCCCGATTTGAGACCTTCCACTCTCGAGGTAAGAATCATAAGGCACATCGCGATTTTCTCCCCCGCCATAGCCTTCATACCACAGAAAATATTTCCCGGCAATCTTTTCCACTGTGGTAAACCAAATCGCTCCTTCGTCCCAATTTCCGCGATCGCCACGAGAGAAAATCGGGTTATGCGGGAACTTTTTCCAGTGAATCAAATCTCTCGAAATTGCCAGCCCGGCATGTTCCGGGTAGTCGTCATGCTCACCAGAGCCACAATAAATCATGTGAAATAAATCGCCTTCGCGAAAAATTCGCGGCGTTTCCACAGTATGGCTTTCCCAGCAATTTTCACCCCCGNNNNNNNNNNNNNNNNNNNNNNNNNNNNNNNNNNNNNNNNNNNTTTTTCCGTCATGGGAAACTGCAGAATGAATTTCAAATCCCGCTCGTCCGGGGCGATCCTGCCAATAAAAAAGGTGAAATCTGTTTCTGAAATAAACAATTTCAGGCCCGCCGCCAATGAGAATGGGATTCCCGGAATATTTTTGGAAATGAATTCCGTCGTGCGAAATTGCCAGACAAACACTGCGTTCACAGTGAGGACTAACAGCGGAATAGTACAAATAAATCTTCCCGTCAACTTCGACCGCCGCCGGGTCCAGCACATGAGTTTCGTCGGGATCGCCGGCTGCCCCGACATCCAGCACCGGTTCCGGCAAAATCTCCCAGTGGGCGCCGGTAAAGTTATTTTTGGAGGCGCGCGCCAATCCGATTCGATCATGTCCACCCTGCTGACCGCGGAAATAAAGATAAAATTCATTTTCTCGCACTAATAAATCCGGATTTGCTGCCTGATCCGCGAAAAATGTTCCTGGCTTGGGTCCAATGATCGGATTCCCGGGGTATCTATTCCATTTAAATTGGCGCTTCATTTTTTATTTTTTCCGGTCAACTTCATCCAATCGCCTTCTCATAAACCGTGTACGTCTTTGACGGCGTTGAAGACATCATATCCACCAATCTGATGACCAGTACGTTATCTTCAAGGACCCAGCCCATGTCGCTGTATTCATAGCCCGCTTTTTGTGAAATTATTTTTTCGCGCCACAACATCACAGCCGGTAAACCCAGATTGCGATATTTTTTCTTGACACCCAAATAGCCAAGCCGAAAACCTTTTACTTTGCTTTTGGTGAGCAACATTCTCGCCGCGCGCAACAGTTCGCAGCGGCGACACCATTTCATAGGGACCATGCGTTCGGTAATATTGGGTACGCCGCCGAAGAAGGCAGCCGGTTCGTCATGAATGTACAAAAACATGAACAATTTTTTGTCCATGATGAGCATCATGTCGTCGACGATGGTGTCAAATTCCTCTTTGGTGAATGGCACAAAACCGAAATTGTCGTTCCAGGCGTCGTTGTAGATTTCGTACATTTCCTGTTTACGCACTTTCAGTTTCCGTTCACCCCAGGTTTCGATCTTAACATTGTAACGTTTGATCACAGCCTGCGCCACGCGCTCTAATTTTTCTTCCATGGGATTGGTCGTCGGAACTTCCCACGAAAGCACGCGCTTCACTGGTTTGAACCCGGCATTTTCCAGCAAGCTGGCGTAATAAGGTTTATTATAATGATAATACATCACCGGTCGTGACAAAAAGCCATCGGTCATCACGCCTGGCGTCGCTTCATTCACGGGAAGATTTTGCGGGCCGCGAATGCGGTCCATGCCCTTGGATTTCAGCCATGCTGTCGCAGCCGCAATGAGTGCGTCGGCAGCCTCTTGATCTTCGACCACTTCGAACTGCCCGAAAAATCCTACTTTGTCATTCCAGTGCTCGTTGTGGCGATGGTTTGTGAAAGCATTGCAACGACCGACGACTTCATTGCCGCGCATGGCCAGAAAGAAAATCATCTCCGCGTGCTTGAAAAACAAATTTGACGGTTCAAAAAATCCGTGAATGCCAATCAGTTTGAAACCGAGATACTCGTAATCGAGCAGAGGAATGTACTTTTCGTCATTTTGGTAGTGCTGCCAGTGAAAATCGACAAATTTTTTCAGCAATTTTTTATCTTCTTTGGTTTGATTGGAGAAAGTAATTATTCGTAAAGCATTTTCGTCCTTTTGTTCCATGATTCACTCCGGGTTAGAATTCTTTGCCCCTTTCAGAGGTTCAGAACCTTTGAAAGGGTTAACTTTATCACAATCCCAATTTTTTCCGATACT from Calditrichota bacterium encodes:
- the selD gene encoding selenide, water dikinase SelD, with the protein product MKPIYLDHNATTPIIDEVADAMIPFLKENFGNPSSSHYYGMQTKKAIALARRRVAELLDCQPEEIIFTSGGTESNNYAIRGAAETFQHKGNHIITSQVEHPAVKNVCQYLEGKGFSVTYLPVDKFGMVNPEDVEKAIRPETFLITIMHANNEVGTIQPIAEIAQIAKKHDVLLHTDAAQSVGKIPTRVNELGVDLLSVAGHKLYAPKGIGALYMRKGLRLQPLMIGADHESGRRAGTENVLEIVGLGKACEIARRDLDEIQRHSRKLREKLWEGLKKEIPDIQLNGHPAKRLPNTLNVSFPGIDANTLLDELTDIAASAGAACHTDVAEPSEVLVAMRLPLGQALGTIRFSVGRLNDEKQIDRAVRSVTGAVKRLKPAADEETPLFVDSENIKLTHFTHGLGCACKLRPQNLEQVLASMPKITDANVLVGTNTADDAAVYRINDEQAVVQTVDFFTPIVDDPYDFGAISAANSLSDIYAMGGKPIFALNIVGFPEKRLPLDVLQQILRGASDKATEAGIPIVGGHTVEDSEPKFGLAVTGLIDPKKVLTNSQARPGDAIVLTKPIGLGIITTGLKRGVVDEATKKQAIAIMAQLNGAAAELMVQFEVHSCTDVTGFGLLGHLKEMTTGSGVNAEVRASEVPILEQARELALADVIPGGTVANVDFVKKVVRWHEKISEIDKLLLCDAQTSGGLLIALPEVDAKKFVGQMNASANGGSAIIGKFTEKGEGKITVIP
- a CDS encoding glycoside hydrolase family 32 protein; translated protein: MKRQFKWNRYPGNPIIGPKPGTFFADQAANPDLLVRENEFYLYFRGQQGGHDRIGLARASKNNFTGAHWEILPEPVLDVGAAGDPDETHVLDPAAVEVDGKIYLYYSAVSPHCERSVCLAISHDGIHFQKYSGNPILIGGGPEIVYFRNRFHLFYWQDRPGRAGFEIHSAVSHDGK